A genomic region of Hydrogenovibrio crunogenus contains the following coding sequences:
- the pepN gene encoding aminopeptidase N, whose protein sequence is MTKNIPQEHFLKDYQSPQYEIKSVYLTFYLSPNKTQVINHMVVEAKGGKAPLLLDGDKSLTLVSIKENNQLLLKEDYELNSESLTLFPKSNQFELEIVTEVDPESNTYLEGLYRTNGNYCTQCEAEGFRRITYYMDRPDVLSSFTTKIVADKAESKVLLSNGNLIESGDLPNNQHYAVWEDPYKKPCYLFALVAGNLEVVEDTFVTQENREVALKIYVEARNLDKCEHAMQSLKKSMQWDEERFGLAYDLDVYMIVAVDDFNMGAMENKGLNVFNSKYVLAKPESATDHDFEGIESVIGHEYFHNWTGNRITCRDWFQLTLKEGLTVFRDQEFTADMLSPDVKRIEDVKRLRNNQFPEDAGPMAHPIQPQSYIEMNNFYTMTVYEKGAEVVRLYHTLLGEKGFQQGMKRYIECFDGQAVTIQDFRQAMAEANDVNLNQMHHWYIQPGTPHLKVTKTYNPITKCLALKFSQFLNGKQVHLPLLIPVLFGFMDEEGTALPIKPSISTKNKVTQTEKGMLLKVTQLNDTFEFMGLETEPYLSLLRHFSAPVSLDYKATEEELMVLASHDSDSFVRWESIQKLAMLNLKENVIRFENSEPFLILDSYLNAFKAVLEDNEIDLALKSLAMALPDVIYFSEQYEEVNMDAILASHNFLKKAIAEFFEESLLETYQALEASEKPKYRYHKEDIANRMLKNRCLNYLLQLPKHFDIGVAQYQNHHNMTDVLAALEAMNHLARVERAQCLEDFYQRWQSDNLVIDKWFALQASAQSDQALEDVKKLTKHPDFTYHTPNRLRSLLGVFGRLNFAGFHDKTGEGYQFLAEEVLKVDKLNPQVAARLASLFSQWQRLAEPRKTLMYKAIEHIASAEDLSKDVFEIVSKTLKSHDSFE, encoded by the coding sequence ATGACTAAAAATATTCCTCAAGAGCATTTCTTAAAAGATTACCAATCACCCCAATATGAAATTAAATCGGTTTATTTAACCTTTTATTTATCACCGAATAAAACACAAGTCATTAACCACATGGTGGTTGAAGCAAAAGGAGGTAAAGCCCCTTTATTGTTAGATGGTGACAAATCCTTAACGTTAGTTTCTATCAAAGAGAACAACCAGTTATTGCTCAAAGAGGATTATGAACTTAATTCCGAGTCGTTGACTTTATTTCCCAAGTCAAATCAGTTTGAACTGGAGATTGTGACGGAAGTTGATCCAGAAAGTAACACGTATCTGGAGGGGCTTTACCGAACCAACGGAAATTATTGCACTCAATGTGAAGCGGAAGGATTTCGACGCATTACATATTACATGGATCGACCAGATGTGTTGAGTTCTTTTACAACCAAAATTGTGGCAGATAAGGCAGAAAGCAAAGTACTCTTGTCTAATGGAAACTTGATTGAGTCAGGTGATCTTCCGAATAATCAGCATTACGCTGTTTGGGAAGATCCATATAAAAAACCGTGCTATTTATTTGCCTTGGTCGCGGGTAATTTAGAAGTAGTTGAAGATACTTTTGTAACGCAAGAAAATCGAGAGGTTGCTTTAAAAATCTATGTAGAGGCTCGAAATCTCGATAAATGCGAGCATGCTATGCAGTCCTTAAAAAAGTCCATGCAATGGGATGAAGAGCGATTTGGTTTAGCTTATGACCTTGATGTTTATATGATTGTGGCGGTGGATGACTTTAATATGGGGGCGATGGAGAATAAAGGCTTAAATGTGTTTAACTCCAAATATGTTCTTGCCAAACCTGAATCTGCAACCGACCATGATTTTGAAGGAATTGAATCAGTGATTGGGCATGAGTATTTTCATAACTGGACAGGAAACCGCATTACCTGCCGGGATTGGTTTCAGTTGACGTTGAAGGAAGGGTTGACGGTTTTTCGAGATCAAGAGTTTACAGCCGACATGTTGTCTCCAGATGTGAAGAGAATCGAAGATGTTAAGCGACTTAGGAATAATCAGTTTCCAGAGGATGCCGGGCCAATGGCACACCCTATTCAGCCACAATCTTATATTGAAATGAATAACTTTTATACCATGACGGTGTATGAGAAAGGTGCTGAAGTCGTGCGACTTTACCACACCTTATTGGGTGAAAAAGGTTTCCAACAAGGGATGAAGCGATATATCGAATGTTTTGATGGTCAAGCCGTGACCATTCAAGACTTTCGACAAGCAATGGCAGAAGCCAATGATGTCAATTTAAACCAGATGCATCATTGGTATATTCAACCTGGCACACCCCATCTAAAAGTCACTAAAACTTACAACCCAATTACTAAGTGTTTGGCATTGAAGTTTTCCCAGTTTTTAAACGGTAAACAAGTGCATCTACCTTTGCTGATTCCGGTTTTATTCGGTTTTATGGACGAAGAGGGGACTGCGCTTCCTATTAAGCCATCTATCAGCACCAAAAATAAAGTCACGCAAACAGAAAAAGGTATGTTGTTAAAGGTGACTCAATTAAATGATACCTTTGAATTTATGGGATTAGAAACCGAACCATATCTTTCCTTGTTAAGACACTTTTCAGCGCCTGTTTCATTGGATTATAAAGCTACAGAAGAAGAGCTAATGGTCTTGGCATCCCATGATTCCGACAGCTTTGTGCGTTGGGAGTCCATTCAAAAGCTTGCGATGCTTAATTTGAAAGAAAATGTTATTCGGTTTGAAAATTCAGAGCCGTTCCTGATTTTAGACAGTTATCTGAATGCCTTTAAAGCCGTTTTAGAGGATAATGAAATTGATCTGGCTCTTAAATCGCTAGCAATGGCTTTGCCGGATGTCATTTATTTTTCAGAGCAGTATGAAGAAGTGAATATGGATGCTATCTTAGCGTCCCACAATTTTTTAAAAAAGGCGATTGCCGAATTTTTTGAAGAATCATTGCTGGAAACTTATCAAGCATTAGAAGCATCTGAAAAGCCAAAGTATCGGTATCATAAGGAAGATATAGCCAATCGAATGTTAAAAAACCGCTGTCTCAATTATTTATTACAATTGCCAAAGCATTTTGACATAGGCGTCGCCCAATACCAAAATCACCATAATATGACAGATGTCCTTGCTGCTTTGGAAGCAATGAATCACTTGGCTCGAGTCGAAAGGGCGCAGTGTTTGGAAGATTTCTACCAGAGATGGCAGTCGGATAATTTGGTGATTGATAAATGGTTTGCACTGCAAGCGAGTGCTCAATCGGATCAAGCTTTAGAAGACGTCAAAAAACTTACGAAGCATCCTGATTTTACCTATCACACTCCTAACCGACTTCGAAGTCTTTTAGGCGTGTTTGGTCGACTAAACTTTGCTGGCTTTCACGATAAAACGGGAGAAGGGTATCAATTTTTGGCAGAAGAAGTTCTTAAAGTAGATAAACTTAACCCGCAAGTGGCCGCTCGTTTAGCTTCTTTGTTTTCTCAATGGCAGCGATTAGCTGAGCCTAGAAAAACTCTAATGTACAAAGCGATAGAGCACATTGCCAGTGCAGAGGATTTATCCAAGGATGTGTTCGAAATTGTTTCAAAAACATTAAAGTCACATGACTCTTTTGAATGA
- a CDS encoding helix-turn-helix domain-containing protein: MTEKHSGFNASCAKCALQTICFANGLYETDLDRLDELVDRLPSISKGEYLYSAGDEFSCLYAIRAGIVKLISFSEDETEVIHGFYLPGDIVGMEAMAYDAHEFYAVALDTTTVCALPYGQLASLSSEVPHLNSQMFSLMSREIMSSRLHSTILTQKTAEQRLADFILLMSTKYKSRGYEHRQFRLNILHRDVANFLNLTPETVSRILGKFQKEALMTWKKKEVIIKNENGLRELANDSVE, translated from the coding sequence ATGACAGAAAAACACTCTGGTTTTAATGCCAGTTGCGCTAAGTGTGCTTTACAAACAATTTGTTTTGCCAATGGTTTATATGAAACAGATTTAGATCGATTAGATGAGCTGGTTGATCGACTCCCTTCCATTTCTAAAGGTGAATATTTATATTCGGCAGGAGATGAGTTTTCATGTTTATATGCAATTCGAGCTGGTATTGTTAAGTTAATCTCTTTTTCAGAAGATGAAACCGAGGTTATTCATGGTTTTTATTTACCAGGTGATATTGTCGGTATGGAAGCGATGGCTTATGACGCTCATGAGTTTTATGCTGTTGCATTAGATACCACGACCGTTTGTGCGTTGCCTTATGGTCAGCTGGCATCCTTGAGTTCGGAAGTGCCGCATTTGAATTCACAAATGTTCAGCTTGATGAGTCGTGAAATTATGAGTAGCCGATTACACTCTACGATTCTGACTCAAAAAACTGCAGAACAAAGATTGGCAGACTTTATTTTGCTGATGTCGACAAAATATAAATCCCGTGGTTACGAACACCGTCAGTTTCGATTGAATATTCTGCACCGAGACGTCGCTAATTTTTTAAATTTAACTCCTGAAACGGTCTCGCGCATTCTAGGAAAGTTTCAAAAAGAAGCGTTGATGACGTGGAAGAAGAAAGAAGTGATTATTAAAAATGAAAATGGCTTGCGAGAACTTGCCAATGACAGTGTAGAATAA
- a CDS encoding PfkB family carbohydrate kinase gives MAKILGIGNTVLDIILKTPHYPREDEELRANTRHFEVGGNVSNSLYVLSQLGHESSIMTTIGGDDSAKQLLNGLKSHQINTDHTQRFIQGQTPTSYIIQNAETGSRTITHYRDLPELSFDYFAKVEIENYDWLHFEGRNIENLTGMLNIAKTFLTHQPISLEIEKEREGIEALFPQANVLFFSHHYARQKGFDDGKALLEEIKMLAPESHLICTWGAQGAWFCQAGQEIQHQPIHSIPQTIDTLGAGDTFNAAVIDALSQNKPLSEAVEAGSKLAARKCQQQGLDNLLTEIKEKQPLANIKQLSNAKTMVVPCADLPHSVILIKHDTGIKAYENNCPHQDVPLNEAYKIDVNPFEKTMKCSVHDAFFNIEDGVCVEGPCMNDELVTVPIEIDDSGDIYLAT, from the coding sequence ATGGCGAAAATTTTAGGCATTGGGAACACGGTTTTAGACATCATTTTAAAAACACCACATTACCCTCGAGAAGATGAAGAGCTACGTGCCAACACACGTCATTTTGAAGTTGGGGGCAATGTCAGCAACAGCTTGTATGTTCTTAGTCAACTCGGTCACGAATCATCGATTATGACAACCATTGGGGGTGACGACTCCGCAAAGCAATTATTAAATGGACTAAAGTCACACCAGATCAATACTGATCACACCCAACGATTCATCCAAGGACAAACACCTACATCCTATATCATCCAAAATGCTGAAACGGGCAGTCGGACCATTACCCACTACCGAGATTTGCCTGAACTCAGTTTTGATTATTTTGCCAAAGTAGAAATCGAAAATTACGATTGGCTCCATTTTGAAGGTCGTAATATTGAAAACTTAACTGGCATGCTGAACATAGCGAAAACATTCTTAACACATCAACCCATTTCTTTGGAAATTGAAAAGGAGCGGGAAGGTATTGAAGCGCTTTTCCCACAAGCGAATGTATTATTTTTCTCCCATCACTATGCACGACAAAAAGGTTTTGACGATGGAAAAGCATTACTGGAAGAGATAAAAATGCTCGCGCCAGAAAGTCACTTGATCTGTACTTGGGGGGCACAAGGTGCTTGGTTCTGCCAGGCGGGTCAGGAAATACAACATCAGCCAATCCATAGCATTCCTCAGACAATAGATACCTTAGGGGCCGGCGATACATTCAATGCCGCTGTGATTGATGCACTCAGTCAGAACAAACCTCTTTCTGAAGCGGTTGAAGCGGGTTCGAAATTGGCCGCCAGAAAGTGCCAACAGCAAGGACTGGATAACCTATTAACCGAAATCAAAGAAAAACAGCCTTTAGCCAACATTAAACAATTGAGCAATGCCAAAACAATGGTGGTGCCATGTGCAGACCTACCCCACTCGGTAATCTTAATTAAACATGACACAGGCATTAAAGCGTATGAAAACAATTGCCCCCATCAAGATGTCCCGCTGAATGAGGCTTATAAGATTGATGTTAATCCTTTTGAAAAAACCATGAAGTGCTCAGTACATGATGCTTTCTTTAACATTGAAGACGGTGTGTGTGTAGAAGGCCCTTGCATGAATGATGAACTGGTCACAGTTCCGATTGAAATTGATGACAGTGGCGATATCTATCTCGCAACTTAA
- the rlmB gene encoding 23S rRNA (guanosine(2251)-2'-O)-methyltransferase RlmB, with product MKQQQLYGIHAIEKFLKQSPHLIYSLTFQKGPVNKRVQSLMDQAKRMGIAYQLEPKSFFNKLDGVHQGVVATVAKEADLNENDLKALLEAESNPLFLFLDEVQDPHNLGAILRTADATGVTAVVIPKHNSVGVNATVRKVACGAAETVKVVVVSNLVRTIKELQQAGLWVTGLAGETDTTLYQLDFKGAVGLVMGAEGSGLRKLTRETCDHLAAIPMAGSIESLNVSVATGVVLYEVFRQRIQP from the coding sequence GTGAAGCAACAGCAGTTATATGGCATTCATGCGATTGAAAAGTTTTTAAAACAATCGCCCCATTTGATATATTCTTTGACCTTTCAAAAAGGTCCGGTCAATAAACGTGTGCAAAGTTTGATGGATCAAGCTAAGCGCATGGGGATTGCTTATCAGTTAGAACCTAAATCCTTCTTTAATAAACTTGATGGTGTTCATCAAGGAGTGGTCGCTACGGTTGCAAAAGAAGCGGACTTAAATGAAAACGATTTAAAAGCGTTACTGGAAGCTGAATCCAATCCACTTTTTCTGTTTTTAGATGAAGTTCAAGATCCGCATAATTTAGGCGCTATTTTGAGAACAGCCGATGCGACAGGCGTGACCGCTGTGGTCATTCCAAAGCATAACTCAGTCGGTGTGAATGCGACGGTTCGTAAAGTGGCCTGTGGTGCCGCAGAAACCGTTAAAGTAGTGGTGGTTTCTAATTTGGTTAGAACCATTAAAGAGCTACAGCAAGCCGGTTTATGGGTGACTGGATTGGCGGGTGAAACAGATACCACGCTTTATCAATTAGATTTTAAAGGGGCTGTCGGCTTGGTGATGGGAGCAGAAGGCTCTGGGTTGAGGAAGTTAACTCGAGAAACCTGCGACCATCTGGCTGCCATACCAATGGCAGGTTCTATTGAAAGCTTAAATGTGTCTGTTGCGACAGGGGTTGTGTTGTATGAGGTTTTTCGTCAAAGAATTCAGCCTTGA
- a CDS encoding type 1 periplasmic-binding domain-containing protein, with product MMMSLVYCIKQALSLFFLPNKLFGLLGRTVLLPLAIFAYSAVALSFDVPAKQTQQLDENSPPANLSLDEQIQLIDLEILLLKAELAHKNGQTDQVQTYLSELKTQAQGIELPSNIQDRMTVLQDYLNQSKPSDEASATFAFKPGRVLAVLPMSGPYSRAGQELYEGLKSSLKSMYPEEKLEVLDSNIYDSMFEAWEWIRLYQPSFIFGPLVKENVEALSALELSIPMLVFNEIKKPNALAKSFVPLSNKDAVDKLVDLVKEGHYQRIAVLTDESDSSKALMADFKNHWPEQESDYPVYIQEQPVVSNVDQALERAVNSRQSTARKSWLQRTVRSPIQFTERPRQDLELVISFLPYRLAMQVSPLLEYYHLNSIPHYWLPSQRPSVDEFAASIPFWQATSAILPVSYARSIKQNNKNTDQIGQIGIFYALGELAARTVIETTQKHSMVMNTQLGQLTLDENQNYHFYPEIYWLDTGVFEKLTD from the coding sequence ATGATGATGTCTTTGGTTTATTGTATTAAGCAGGCATTAAGCTTGTTTTTCTTGCCCAATAAACTATTCGGCTTATTGGGCCGCACCGTTTTATTGCCATTGGCAATATTTGCCTACTCTGCCGTTGCACTATCGTTTGATGTTCCAGCAAAGCAAACACAGCAACTTGATGAAAACTCTCCACCAGCTAATCTTTCTTTGGATGAGCAGATTCAGTTAATTGACCTTGAGATTTTATTGCTGAAGGCGGAGCTTGCTCATAAAAATGGTCAGACCGATCAAGTTCAAACTTATCTTTCTGAACTCAAGACACAGGCTCAAGGAATCGAACTGCCTTCTAACATTCAAGATCGCATGACGGTTTTGCAGGATTATTTAAACCAATCGAAACCGTCAGATGAAGCATCGGCAACGTTTGCATTTAAGCCAGGAAGAGTCCTTGCAGTGCTGCCTATGTCGGGTCCTTATTCACGCGCGGGTCAAGAGCTTTATGAAGGGTTGAAGTCGTCATTGAAATCAATGTACCCAGAAGAGAAGCTGGAAGTACTGGATTCGAATATCTACGATTCTATGTTTGAAGCTTGGGAATGGATCCGGCTTTATCAACCCAGTTTTATTTTCGGTCCATTGGTGAAAGAAAATGTAGAGGCTTTGAGTGCCTTGGAATTAAGTATACCAATGCTGGTATTTAATGAGATTAAAAAACCGAACGCCCTTGCCAAAAGCTTTGTCCCCTTATCGAATAAGGATGCTGTAGATAAGTTGGTTGACTTAGTTAAGGAGGGGCATTATCAACGTATTGCCGTTTTAACTGACGAATCTGATAGCTCAAAAGCATTAATGGCCGACTTTAAAAATCACTGGCCTGAACAAGAATCAGATTATCCTGTGTATATTCAAGAGCAACCAGTGGTTTCAAATGTTGATCAGGCATTAGAGAGGGCTGTAAATTCACGCCAGTCTACGGCTCGAAAATCTTGGCTGCAAAGAACCGTTCGATCCCCTATTCAGTTTACAGAGCGTCCACGACAAGACCTTGAGCTGGTCATTAGTTTTTTACCTTACCGACTTGCAATGCAAGTTTCGCCTCTTTTAGAGTATTACCATTTAAACAGCATTCCACATTACTGGTTACCGTCCCAACGCCCAAGTGTTGATGAATTTGCCGCCAGTATTCCTTTTTGGCAAGCTACGTCTGCCATCCTTCCAGTGTCTTATGCGCGCTCAATTAAGCAAAATAATAAAAATACTGATCAAATCGGTCAGATTGGCATTTTTTATGCTTTAGGTGAGTTGGCGGCAAGGACTGTCATTGAAACAACACAGAAACACTCGATGGTTATGAACACTCAATTGGGTCAATTAACCCTAGATGAGAATCAAAACTATCATTTCTATCCAGAAATATATTGGTTGGATACGGGTGTATTTGAAAAGTTAACTGACTAG
- the rnr gene encoding ribonuclease R, with protein sequence MKADPHADREADKYENPIPSREFIIELLEKEQKPLRIKQIATILDIDDDERFEALSRRLKAMVRDGQILRNRRGAFGLIQKMDLIKGKVIGHPGGFGFVQPEEGGGDLFLGDREMHKVFHGDKVIASVIGVDRKGRREGMIVEIIEHANQTILGRLHMEDGLGWVQPNNNRIAQDIFIPQDGLLDAEEGQIVMVEVIHQPTKRSSAIGKIIEVVGDYLAPGMEIDSAIHAYDIPNEWPQELLDQLDAIPDEVTQEDKEGRKDLRSLPLVTIDGADSKDFDDAVFAKRRKNGWRLVVAIADVSHYVKEGTPLDKEAYERGNSVYFPQKVVPMLPEKLSNDLCSLNPNVDRLCMVCDMSIDNDGKLERTQFYDAVMNSKARLTYDQVHEMLTDKGSEHRKTFEDIVPNVEDLNDLYQILKQARSERGALEFETTETRIVFDEQRKIEKIVPVVRNEAHKLIEEFMLMANVATARYLKWHKIPMLYRVHEKPSEERLKNLRTFLGDFGLTLEGGDDPDANDYAAITEAVKGQPHEHLVGTVLLRSMNQAVYQPDNLGHFGLNYEYYAHFTSPIRRYPDLLIHRAIRFAWTKQDVSQFKYSEKDMKALGEHCSGTERRADEATRDAVTFLKCEFLSHRLGEEYDAVVTAATNFGLFVELEPLYVEGLVHITELGEDYFHYDASRHCLKGERTGKVYRLGDKLRVQVAQVNLDDRKIDLRFLSGDDDSSDEQAPIEVKKDDTSGSKSVDEAASQEDGNAPKKKKKRYYRKKGGGRNRKKKSSAAE encoded by the coding sequence ATGAAAGCCGACCCGCATGCCGATAGAGAAGCCGATAAATACGAAAACCCTATTCCAAGCCGAGAGTTCATTATTGAGCTTTTAGAAAAAGAGCAAAAGCCTCTTAGAATTAAACAGATTGCGACCATTTTGGATATTGATGACGACGAGCGTTTTGAAGCATTATCACGTCGTTTGAAAGCCATGGTTCGAGATGGGCAAATCTTGCGTAACCGTCGTGGAGCCTTTGGATTAATCCAGAAAATGGATCTGATTAAAGGGAAGGTTATTGGCCACCCAGGTGGGTTTGGGTTTGTACAGCCGGAAGAAGGGGGCGGAGACCTTTTCTTGGGCGACCGTGAAATGCATAAGGTATTCCATGGTGACAAGGTTATTGCCTCTGTAATAGGGGTGGACCGTAAAGGTCGCCGAGAGGGGATGATTGTAGAGATCATTGAGCATGCAAACCAAACCATTTTAGGACGTCTTCATATGGAAGATGGACTCGGTTGGGTTCAGCCAAATAACAATAGAATTGCGCAGGATATCTTTATTCCTCAAGATGGTCTTCTTGACGCTGAGGAAGGACAAATTGTGATGGTGGAGGTGATTCATCAGCCAACGAAGCGTTCAAGTGCAATTGGTAAAATTATCGAAGTGGTGGGAGATTATCTTGCACCGGGTATGGAAATAGATTCTGCAATTCATGCTTACGATATTCCAAATGAGTGGCCGCAAGAGCTACTAGATCAGTTAGATGCCATTCCAGACGAAGTCACACAAGAAGATAAAGAAGGTCGTAAAGACTTACGCAGTCTGCCACTAGTTACCATTGATGGTGCAGACTCTAAAGACTTTGATGATGCTGTTTTTGCCAAACGTCGTAAAAATGGTTGGCGACTTGTGGTGGCGATTGCGGATGTTTCGCATTACGTTAAGGAAGGCACGCCGCTCGATAAAGAAGCCTATGAGCGCGGAAACTCTGTTTATTTCCCGCAAAAAGTGGTGCCAATGTTGCCGGAAAAACTGTCTAATGATCTTTGTTCGCTTAACCCAAATGTCGATCGCCTGTGTATGGTCTGTGACATGTCCATTGATAACGATGGAAAGCTGGAAAGAACGCAGTTTTATGATGCGGTCATGAACTCAAAAGCACGTCTGACCTATGACCAAGTGCATGAAATGTTGACGGATAAGGGATCAGAACATCGCAAAACCTTTGAAGATATTGTGCCAAACGTTGAAGATCTGAATGATTTATATCAGATTTTAAAACAAGCCCGTTCTGAGCGTGGTGCGTTAGAGTTCGAAACGACAGAAACCCGTATCGTCTTTGATGAGCAGCGTAAGATTGAAAAGATTGTGCCGGTTGTCCGTAATGAAGCGCACAAGCTGATCGAAGAGTTTATGTTGATGGCAAATGTCGCGACCGCACGCTATTTGAAATGGCATAAGATCCCTATGTTGTATCGTGTCCATGAAAAACCTTCGGAAGAACGTCTGAAGAACCTAAGGACTTTCTTGGGAGACTTTGGTCTGACACTTGAAGGCGGGGACGATCCGGATGCGAACGATTATGCAGCGATTACCGAAGCTGTTAAAGGTCAACCGCATGAGCATCTGGTTGGTACAGTTTTGCTTAGAAGTATGAATCAAGCGGTTTATCAACCAGATAACTTAGGTCATTTTGGGTTGAATTATGAGTATTATGCGCACTTTACGTCTCCAATTCGCCGTTACCCTGATTTATTGATTCACCGAGCCATTCGTTTTGCCTGGACGAAACAGGATGTCAGTCAGTTTAAATATTCTGAAAAAGATATGAAAGCACTGGGTGAGCATTGTTCTGGTACAGAACGTCGTGCAGATGAAGCCACTCGTGATGCGGTCACCTTCTTGAAGTGCGAATTTTTATCTCATCGTTTAGGTGAAGAATATGATGCGGTTGTGACCGCCGCAACCAACTTCGGGTTGTTTGTTGAACTTGAACCTTTGTATGTTGAAGGTTTGGTGCATATTACAGAACTAGGGGAAGATTATTTCCATTATGATGCATCGCGTCATTGCTTGAAGGGTGAGCGTACCGGTAAAGTCTATCGCTTAGGTGATAAGTTGCGTGTCCAGGTTGCTCAAGTAAACTTGGATGATCGTAAGATTGATTTACGATTTTTATCGGGCGACGACGACTCTTCTGACGAGCAAGCACCAATAGAAGTAAAAAAGGACGATACATCAGGTTCAAAGTCAGTTGATGAAGCTGCTTCACAAGAAGATGGCAATGCACCCAAAAAGAAAAAGAAGCGTTATTACCGTAAAAAAGGCGGCGGTCGTAACCGTAAGAAAAAGTCGAGCGCGGCCGAGTGA
- the pal gene encoding peptidoglycan-associated lipoprotein Pal, with product MSTSGLKQLFLVGFLGLTLVGCSSTPTTEEGESGSTTEQTSTSAGTETSSATDSNAGSGSDMAAATNTAGQTAEDLYAALQGKVVNFEFDRSEVQSQFYDVVKMNADYMALNDSAMVTVKGYCDERGTREYNLALGERRANAVKNALIAEGVSPSRINVISFGEENPVDPAHNEAAWAKNRRAEFSY from the coding sequence ATGTCTACATCAGGTCTTAAGCAGCTTTTTCTAGTTGGTTTTTTAGGATTAACATTAGTTGGTTGTAGCTCAACCCCAACAACTGAAGAAGGTGAATCTGGTTCAACGACTGAGCAAACATCTACCTCAGCAGGAACAGAAACATCATCAGCAACAGATTCAAATGCTGGTTCTGGTTCTGACATGGCTGCTGCAACAAACACGGCAGGTCAAACAGCAGAAGATTTGTATGCTGCACTTCAAGGTAAAGTTGTCAACTTTGAATTTGACCGTTCTGAAGTTCAATCACAGTTTTATGATGTGGTTAAAATGAATGCTGACTATATGGCATTAAATGATTCTGCAATGGTTACCGTTAAAGGATATTGTGATGAGCGTGGTACGCGTGAATATAACCTAGCATTGGGTGAGCGTCGTGCAAATGCCGTTAAAAATGCGTTAATCGCAGAAGGTGTTAGTCCAAGCCGTATTAATGTTATCAGTTTTGGTGAAGAAAACCCTGTTGATCCAGCGCACAATGAAGCAGCATGGGCTAAGAACCGCCGAGCTGAATTTTCATACTAA